From a single Rhodothermus sp. genomic region:
- a CDS encoding 50S ribosomal protein L25: protein MMTITIEAQLRETGKRVARAIRRQGWVPCILYGHHVEPIPFQIPESKLWPLIYTTETHLIKLQLNGQTWDCILKDVEFHPVTDRPIHADFQVLQQTEKITVTVPVRTVGTAVGVQRGGVLQLVTHELEVTCLPKDIPAHIDIDVTNLDIGDAVHVGDLQFEGLKFEDAPDQTVVVIAAPQVGGVEEEEGAEGEAGAAEAGTGTSA from the coding sequence ATGATGACCATTACCATCGAAGCCCAACTGCGGGAGACTGGCAAGCGGGTAGCCCGAGCCATCCGACGGCAGGGATGGGTGCCCTGCATTCTTTACGGCCACCACGTAGAGCCGATTCCTTTTCAGATTCCTGAATCGAAGCTCTGGCCGCTGATTTACACGACCGAAACGCACCTGATCAAGCTTCAGCTTAATGGCCAGACCTGGGATTGTATTTTGAAGGATGTGGAGTTTCACCCGGTGACCGATCGGCCTATTCATGCCGATTTTCAGGTACTCCAGCAGACGGAGAAGATTACGGTTACAGTACCGGTGCGCACTGTGGGCACGGCGGTCGGTGTGCAGCGTGGTGGCGTGCTGCAGCTGGTAACGCACGAGCTGGAGGTGACCTGCTTGCCTAAAGACATTCCCGCCCACATCGATATCGACGTCACCAATCTGGATATTGGCGATGCGGTGCACGTGGGGGACCTTCAGTTCGAGGGGCTGAAATTCGAGGACGCTCCGGATCAGACGGTGGTGGTCATCGCTGCGCCGCAGGTCGGAGGTGTCGAAGAGGAAGAGGGTGCCGAAGGAGAAGCCGGAGCGGCCGAAGCGGGCACCGGCACGAGTGCCTGA
- the pth gene encoding aminoacyl-tRNA hydrolase yields MAARALIVGLGNPGARYATTRHNAGFMVVDRLAERYGIAWRSERGPSLLGWGQLEGCPAGLMKPLTFMNRSGRAVAEVVHYYRIPLERLLVIYDDIHLPPGRIRLRPGGSAGGHNGVEDLIRALGTTTFPRLRIGIGSHFERGQQADYVLAPFGEDEWPHIDKALDRACQAAVTFACEGIVAAMNRYNRTENSL; encoded by the coding sequence ATGGCGGCACGTGCCCTGATCGTCGGGCTGGGTAACCCGGGAGCCCGTTACGCGACCACGCGCCATAATGCGGGCTTTATGGTGGTTGATCGTCTGGCCGAACGCTATGGGATTGCCTGGCGTTCGGAACGTGGTCCCTCTCTCCTGGGATGGGGACAACTGGAAGGGTGCCCGGCAGGCCTGATGAAACCCCTCACCTTTATGAACCGAAGCGGCAGGGCCGTAGCCGAAGTCGTCCACTACTACCGTATCCCGCTGGAGCGGCTTCTGGTGATCTATGACGATATTCATCTACCGCCCGGACGCATTCGGCTACGACCGGGCGGGAGCGCCGGCGGGCATAATGGGGTCGAAGACCTCATTCGGGCCCTGGGTACAACCACCTTTCCCCGGCTACGTATCGGCATTGGCAGTCACTTCGAGCGGGGGCAGCAGGCCGACTACGTGCTGGCGCCCTTTGGTGAAGATGAATGGCCGCACATTGATAAAGCACTTGACCGAGCCTGCCAGGCGGCTGTTACGTTTGCCTGTGAAGGGATAGTGGCCGCAATGAATCGCTACAATCGCACCGAAAATTCGCTATAG